A region of Rhodamnia argentea isolate NSW1041297 chromosome 9, ASM2092103v1, whole genome shotgun sequence DNA encodes the following proteins:
- the LOC115728264 gene encoding uncharacterized protein LOC115728264 isoform X1, whose amino-acid sequence MTTATTPSNSSAHHLDSLAPSPPPPGTQSLNGPSESDARPFPCRDSLADPSMEDLRCGERGSSRAWVAEQERGIEREIVRTICSGNADSLKPNSGKAVAVGEHYICVSFHDGVDPSYRTWEWHGHVMALDGNNGYVPEHIYGNYLERVDAAGLYGEEDEDGTEDSGIPIVLGNVNLRIIHFGI is encoded by the exons ATGACCACCGCCACGACTCCCTCCAACTCCTCCGCGCACCATCTGGACAGCCTcgctccttctcctcctcctcccggaACCCAGTCCCTGAACGGTCCATCGGAATCAGATGCCCGTCCTTTCCCCTGCCGAGACTCCCTCGCGGACCCATCGATGGAGGATCTCCGTTGCGGGGAGAGGGGGAGCAGCAGAGCCTGGGTTGCGGAGCAAGAGCGCGGGATCGAGAGGGAGATCGTCCGGACCATCTGCTCCGGCAATGCCGACTCCCTCAAGCCGAATTCCGGCAAGGCCGTCGCCGTTGGCGAGCACTACATCTGCGTCTCCTTCCACGATGGGGTCGACCCGAGCTACCGGACGTGGGAGTGGCACGGGCATGTCATGGCCCTCGACGGGAACAATGGGTACGTGCCCGAGCACATTTACGGGAATTACCTCGAGAGGGTGGATGCGGCCGGTTTGTACggcgaggaagacgaagacggGACAGAGGATTCTGGCATTCCCATTGTCCTTGGGAACGTGAACTTGAG GATCATCCACTTTGGCATTTGA
- the LOC115728262 gene encoding LOW QUALITY PROTEIN: protein SPT2 homolog (The sequence of the model RefSeq protein was modified relative to this genomic sequence to represent the inferred CDS: deleted 1 base in 1 codon) — MRGYEREEYEDYDDYEEDGGEQEEEYEEEEEEDPKPSKEELEFLEYRQRRKERLRKEKMKKEGPSAFQDKKKLPYDNYGSFFGPSKPVIAQRVIQESKSLLENQHLATRVLQSQYKNQKSSSSTSTGSRPVVRDKIPKGNNVVNHKVQKLKDTRDYSFLFSDDAELPAPAKQPPSRNTSAPTSEARPAKMPLPSKQAYGSNGRIPHNVQDDRRPSSMNGQTNSRPGATKLSSTTKSNSMLAADKRQLHSTNRNGPGRPAMANGLQQKKPLAITGKTSQVAKISTPVMSKPLAAKIPSPALKHNVQQRKDFGNPNKYKIAPKQPVASIKPQVNKPPKQISSAVKSQDQKPKKKPEDNRAISSMIRKMFGYNPGSFAGRDDDNSDSDMEANFDEIMKEEKRSAKIARKEDEEQQRLIEEEERREEMRKMAKKRKLSH, encoded by the exons ATGAGGGGATACGAGAGAGAG GAATACGAAGATTATGATGACTACGAGGAGGATGGAGGAGAACAGGAGGAGGAatatgaagaggaggaggaagaagacccaAAACCCTCCAAGGAGGAGTTGGAGTTCCTCGAGTATAggcaaagaaggaaagaaaggcttagaaaggagaagatgaagaaggaaggTCCTTCTGCTTTTCAGGACAAAAAGAAGCTTCCGTATGACAA TTATGGATCCTTCTTTGGCCCTTCTAAGCCAGTCATTGCACAGAGAGTGATTCAAGAAAGCAAGTCACTTTTGGAGAATCAACATTTGGCTACTCGAGTTCTACAGTCACAATACAAG AATCAGAAGAGTTCTTCCTCAACATCTACAGGATCAAGGCCTGTAGTTCGTGACAAGATACCTAAAGGAAACAATGTG GTTAATCATAAGGTTCAAAAGCTGAAGGATACAAGAGactattcttttttgttttctgatgATGCTGAACTTCCTGCTCCTGCGAAGCAACCCCCTTCACGAAATACCTCTGCTCCTACTTCTG AGGCACGGCCAGCTAAAATGCCATTGCCAAGCAAACAGGCATATGGTAGCAATGGTAGAATCCCTCATAATGTTCAAGATGATAGGAGACCATCTTCAATGAATGGTCAGACAAACTCTAGACCAGGCGCAACTAAGCTCTCATCTACTACCAAATCTAATTCGATGTTGGCAGCTGACAAAAGGCAGCTTCATAGTACCAACAGAAATGGTCCTGGACGGCCTGCAATGGCAAATGGGTTGCAACAAAAGAAACCTCTTGCCATCACGGGGAAGACTTCACAAGTTGCTAAGATTTCCACTCCAGTGATGTCCAAACCGCTAGCTGCGAAAATCCCGTCGCCTGCTTTGAAGCACAATGTGCAACAGAGAAAGGATTTTGGGAATCCCAATAAGTACAAAATTGCACCTAAACAGCCAGTTGCTTCAATAAAGCCTCAG GTGAACAAGCCTCCAAAGCAGATTTCATCTGCTGTTAAATCCCAGGATCAGAAACCCAAGAAGAAGCCTGAGGATAATAG GGCTATTAGTAGTATGATCAGGAAGATGTTCGG ATATAATCCTGGGAGTTTTGCTGGTCGGGATGACGACAACAGCGACAGCGACATGGAAGCAAATTTCGATGAAATtatgaaggaggagaagagaag TGCTAAAATAGCTAGGAAGGAAGATGAGGAGCAACAACGCCTaatcgaggaggaggagcgaCGGGAAGAGATGAGGAAAATGGCGAAGAAGCGTAAGCTGAGCCACTGA
- the LOC115728264 gene encoding uncharacterized protein LOC115728264 isoform X3, whose amino-acid sequence MTTATTPSNSSAHHLDSLAPSPPPPGTQSLNGPSESDARPFPCRDSLADPSMEDLRCGERGSSRAWVAEQERGIEREIVRTICSGNADSLKPNSGKAVAVGEHYICVSFHDGVDPSYRTWEWHGHVMALDGNNGYVPEHIYGNYLERVDAAGLYGEEDEDGTEDSGIPIVLGNVNLSRQ is encoded by the exons ATGACCACCGCCACGACTCCCTCCAACTCCTCCGCGCACCATCTGGACAGCCTcgctccttctcctcctcctcccggaACCCAGTCCCTGAACGGTCCATCGGAATCAGATGCCCGTCCTTTCCCCTGCCGAGACTCCCTCGCGGACCCATCGATGGAGGATCTCCGTTGCGGGGAGAGGGGGAGCAGCAGAGCCTGGGTTGCGGAGCAAGAGCGCGGGATCGAGAGGGAGATCGTCCGGACCATCTGCTCCGGCAATGCCGACTCCCTCAAGCCGAATTCCGGCAAGGCCGTCGCCGTTGGCGAGCACTACATCTGCGTCTCCTTCCACGATGGGGTCGACCCGAGCTACCGGACGTGGGAGTGGCACGGGCATGTCATGGCCCTCGACGGGAACAATGGGTACGTGCCCGAGCACATTTACGGGAATTACCTCGAGAGGGTGGATGCGGCCGGTTTGTACggcgaggaagacgaagacggGACAGAGGATTCTGGCATTCCCATTGTCCTTGGGAACGTGAACTTGAG TAGACAATGA
- the LOC115728264 gene encoding uncharacterized protein LOC115728264 isoform X2 yields the protein MTTATTPSNSSAHHLDSLAPSPPPPGTQSLNGPSESDARPFPCRDSLADPSMEDLRCGERGSSRAWVAEQERGIEREIVRTICSGNADSLKPNSGKAVAVGEHYICVSFHDGVDPSYRTWEWHGHVMALDGNNGYVPEHIYGNYLERVDAAGLYGEEDEDGTEDSGIPIVLGNVNLRFNRFN from the exons ATGACCACCGCCACGACTCCCTCCAACTCCTCCGCGCACCATCTGGACAGCCTcgctccttctcctcctcctcccggaACCCAGTCCCTGAACGGTCCATCGGAATCAGATGCCCGTCCTTTCCCCTGCCGAGACTCCCTCGCGGACCCATCGATGGAGGATCTCCGTTGCGGGGAGAGGGGGAGCAGCAGAGCCTGGGTTGCGGAGCAAGAGCGCGGGATCGAGAGGGAGATCGTCCGGACCATCTGCTCCGGCAATGCCGACTCCCTCAAGCCGAATTCCGGCAAGGCCGTCGCCGTTGGCGAGCACTACATCTGCGTCTCCTTCCACGATGGGGTCGACCCGAGCTACCGGACGTGGGAGTGGCACGGGCATGTCATGGCCCTCGACGGGAACAATGGGTACGTGCCCGAGCACATTTACGGGAATTACCTCGAGAGGGTGGATGCGGCCGGTTTGTACggcgaggaagacgaagacggGACAGAGGATTCTGGCATTCCCATTGTCCTTGGGAACGTGAACTTGAG GTTCAATAGGTTCAACTGA